The Sediminispirochaeta smaragdinae DSM 11293 genome has a segment encoding these proteins:
- a CDS encoding FAD-binding protein: MKKSRIPTLLLSIVMLLSLAACGQESKSASGPSGEYSTSAKGFGGDVNVTVTLENGVIVAVTAEGPSETAGVGSNAIDQLPDAIVAAGNADVDGVSGATMTSNAIKTAVKKALNEARGTEQEAFDGYTEGTYTGTAQGNNGPLKVEVTVSKDKIESVEVVSNNETALLSVPALERIPSEIVEHQTLTLDAVSGATVTSNAIIAATKNAVLQAGGNMAYLDANAYAPEAGDPIEKDAEVVVVGAGGAGLSAAVTALQNGASVILIEKNATLGGNTLQSGCGWCSVNPEVQGKVETKAGQIETLQSYLELKPADYPAVADVLEVLQGQIRDYLAGDTTYMFDSVELFIFQTYIMGTRTGLDGTTITGNVDLIKTMCTQSEDARQWIYSFDIDEFRNYNTPIGGPWHRSREPQKNETGKNGLPMLQALETYLLNNGAEIMYETRATDLITKKGAVTGVLAKKTDGTPVTLHAKKAVILCTGGYGANSEMVFKHNNYWKDLPDDLLTTNCKTSTGDGITMAEKIGAQLTGMGFVQLMPTSSPVTGDTFKSMIEPYDFIFVDPTGNRFINEMAEGRDTLSAAALSVGSYFYVIMDQQMIDNGNYDQSWYDAKVDAGILVKADTLEELAKKIDVDYNALQKTLNNYNAAVKSGVDSLGKTEMVHTCEVGPFYACPRRPAIHYTMGGITINSNAQVLDTDGNVIKGLYAAGETTGGIHAGNRCGGNAVADIFVFGRIAGKNAASLKK; the protein is encoded by the coding sequence ATGAAGAAAAGCAGAATACCTACTCTTTTACTAAGCATTGTTATGCTGTTGAGTCTGGCAGCCTGTGGGCAGGAGTCAAAATCAGCATCGGGCCCCAGCGGCGAATACAGTACATCGGCAAAGGGCTTCGGTGGCGACGTAAACGTAACGGTTACGCTGGAAAACGGCGTGATTGTGGCCGTGACTGCGGAAGGCCCTTCTGAAACCGCTGGTGTAGGCTCCAACGCAATAGACCAGCTCCCGGATGCGATTGTGGCGGCTGGCAACGCGGATGTGGACGGCGTTTCCGGCGCTACCATGACGAGCAACGCCATTAAGACGGCGGTAAAGAAAGCCCTGAACGAAGCCCGTGGAACCGAACAGGAGGCGTTCGACGGATATACCGAAGGGACGTACACGGGCACGGCCCAGGGCAACAATGGTCCGCTGAAGGTTGAGGTCACGGTAAGTAAGGATAAAATTGAAAGCGTTGAGGTCGTTTCAAACAACGAGACGGCGCTTTTATCCGTGCCGGCTCTTGAGCGCATACCCTCCGAAATCGTGGAACACCAGACGCTGACGCTTGACGCCGTATCCGGCGCGACAGTCACCAGCAACGCAATCATAGCCGCCACAAAGAACGCTGTTCTTCAGGCAGGCGGCAACATGGCGTACCTTGATGCCAACGCATATGCCCCCGAAGCAGGCGATCCCATCGAGAAGGACGCCGAAGTGGTGGTCGTGGGCGCAGGCGGCGCAGGGTTATCGGCGGCCGTCACCGCTCTGCAGAACGGAGCAAGCGTCATACTCATTGAAAAAAATGCGACCCTGGGCGGCAATACACTGCAGAGCGGTTGTGGTTGGTGCTCCGTCAACCCAGAAGTTCAGGGGAAAGTAGAGACCAAGGCTGGCCAGATCGAAACGCTGCAGTCCTATCTTGAATTGAAGCCTGCGGATTACCCCGCAGTAGCCGACGTGCTTGAGGTTCTTCAGGGGCAGATCAGAGATTACCTTGCGGGCGATACGACTTATATGTTCGATTCGGTGGAGCTATTCATATTCCAGACCTACATCATGGGTACGCGTACGGGACTTGACGGCACTACAATTACAGGCAATGTCGATCTGATAAAAACGATGTGCACCCAAAGCGAGGATGCGCGCCAATGGATATACTCTTTCGACATTGATGAATTCAGGAATTACAACACTCCGATCGGCGGTCCCTGGCATCGCAGCCGCGAGCCGCAAAAGAATGAAACCGGGAAAAACGGACTGCCCATGCTTCAAGCGCTGGAAACCTATTTGCTGAATAACGGCGCCGAAATCATGTACGAAACCCGCGCAACCGATCTTATTACGAAAAAAGGAGCCGTTACGGGCGTTCTGGCCAAGAAAACGGACGGTACACCTGTTACGCTCCATGCCAAAAAGGCAGTAATCCTATGCACGGGCGGTTATGGAGCGAATTCCGAGATGGTGTTTAAACACAACAATTATTGGAAGGACCTTCCCGACGACCTGCTGACCACCAACTGCAAAACGAGCACCGGCGACGGAATCACCATGGCTGAAAAAATCGGCGCGCAGCTGACGGGCATGGGATTTGTACAGCTGATGCCGACCTCCAGCCCCGTAACAGGTGATACCTTCAAGAGTATGATCGAGCCGTATGACTTTATATTTGTAGACCCAACGGGCAATCGTTTCATTAACGAGATGGCGGAAGGCAGAGATACGCTTTCCGCGGCGGCGCTGTCCGTAGGCAGTTACTTCTATGTGATCATGGACCAGCAGATGATAGACAATGGAAACTATGATCAGTCCTGGTACGACGCAAAGGTAGATGCGGGTATTTTGGTGAAAGCGGACACGCTTGAAGAACTCGCCAAAAAAATCGACGTGGATTACAACGCGCTGCAAAAGACATTGAACAATTATAACGCGGCAGTAAAAAGCGGCGTGGACTCGTTGGGAAAAACCGAAATGGTACATACTTGCGAAGTCGGCCCGTTTTATGCGTGCCCAAGGCGCCCCGCCATCCATTACACCATGGGCGGCATAACTATCAACAGCAACGCCCAGGTGCTCGACACCGACGGCAACGTCATAAAAGGACTGTATGCCGCTGGTGAAACCACGGGAGGAATCCACGCTGGTAACCGTTGCGGAGGCAACGCGGTCGCGGATATATTCGTATTCGGCAGAATCGCGGGAAAGAATGCGGCGTCGCTAAAAAAATAG
- a CDS encoding LysR family transcriptional regulator has translation MNRQRLMCFSTLAETLNFSRAAECMFISQPAFSRQIANLEKELGCILLKRNTHKVELTPEGETCLQFVNSVLREYDKLIEAANRASNEISGTILIGYAGRSHIELVFEGLRDLHARYPHIKARICCNHIEGLKRGLRSGEYDVIILFEPCIEGDNDIEWITLARSQFDAVLPQHHPLANNKSIPLSALKNERFVSSIRETAPQIYDTRLKLCAQAGFVPNIVEHVKNAQAATISVGALGLVTLLPKAAVDPCTPGISIVPLQGLEGSFNIILAWRKGEQNPCIPLFCRILKG, from the coding sequence ATGAACCGCCAAAGATTGATGTGCTTTTCGACACTTGCAGAGACTCTGAATTTCTCAAGGGCCGCGGAATGCATGTTTATTTCTCAGCCTGCGTTCAGCAGACAAATCGCAAATCTGGAGAAGGAACTGGGGTGCATTTTACTCAAGCGCAATACTCATAAGGTCGAGCTTACACCCGAGGGGGAAACCTGTCTGCAATTCGTCAACTCGGTGCTGCGTGAATATGACAAGCTCATTGAGGCTGCAAACAGGGCGAGCAACGAAATATCGGGAACCATTTTGATCGGGTACGCCGGCCGGAGCCATATAGAGCTCGTTTTCGAAGGGCTTCGGGACCTTCACGCGCGGTACCCGCATATCAAGGCCCGCATATGCTGCAATCACATTGAAGGGCTGAAAAGGGGGCTTCGTTCCGGGGAATACGATGTAATCATCCTGTTCGAGCCGTGCATCGAGGGTGACAACGATATAGAGTGGATAACGCTTGCAAGGTCGCAATTTGACGCGGTGTTGCCCCAACATCACCCTCTGGCCAATAACAAAAGTATACCGTTAAGCGCCCTGAAAAACGAACGCTTTGTGTCCTCTATCCGTGAAACCGCACCGCAAATCTACGATACGCGTTTAAAGCTCTGTGCCCAGGCCGGGTTTGTGCCAAATATTGTCGAACATGTAAAAAACGCCCAGGCCGCCACCATCTCTGTGGGGGCGCTTGGCCTGGTAACTCTGTTACCCAAGGCAGCTGTAGACCCGTGCACACCGGGCATCAGTATTGTGCCTCTTCAGGGGCTGGAGGGTTCTTTTAATATCATACTGGCATGGCGTAAAGGCGAACAAAACCCGTGCATCCCACTTTTCTGCCGTATTCTCAAGGGGTAG